The Nostoc sp. 'Peltigera membranacea cyanobiont' N6 genome contains the following window.
ATATCCAGTAAAACTGGCATGTATTACAAATGTAGTACTAAAAGCTACTAAATCTGGAAATTAGAAAAGTGAGCAAGAAATGAGCAAGTTTTGGTCTGGAAAGTGAGTAGTAAGAGCAAATAAGCTGTGAAGCACTTCGGTAATAGCCCCAGTCTTTTTTGAAATCCAAATCAACTTGCTATTTTCACACCAACAGTAGAGGCTAAACACCTCAAGAAGGGCAACTATGAGAATAAATGCTCGGAGTATCACCTCTTTTATACCAACTGAAAGCAGGTTACTCATAGATAAAGCAGTCCAAAATATGGTATTTTTTTGTATCAAGAGGTCGCCATATTGGACTAAAGCTACTCGTTTTTTTCGTCCCATAGTGGCATTTGTCGCTATTTTGCTGGTAGTGCTAACCTATGCAACTCCTAAAGCTTTGGCTTCAGACCACCAGGACACAACTTTTCTTGCCACTAAGCTGACTGCTGCGGATCTCACAGATTTGTTTGTGTTTGAGAGTCCCACAGACCCCAAAAATGTTGTCTTAGTGATGGATTTCGACCCTCTGATCGTTTCTGGTGAAAAAAGACCATTCGATCCAAATGTTCTTTATCAGTTCAAGATTGATAACACTGGCGACAGTATTGAAGATGTCGTACTCCAATTCAATATAAATGGTAAAGGCTCACACCAAACTGTCACAGTGCGCGGCCCATGTCGTCCAACCACAGTAGGAACAGAGTCAGCTTTACTCCCAGTGAGTTGGACAGGGCAACTCAACCAAACATTCGCCGCATATAACGGCATGAAGTTCTTTGTTGGGACACGCAAAGACCCGTTCTTTTTCGATTTGGAACAGTTCTTTAAAATCATCCCGGATCGGAACTATAGCCTTCAGCCTAATCCCAGTCCTTCCTTCCAAGTTCTTTCCTTTAGACCACCTGGACAAGCAAAAGACACCCTAGCCCCATTCAATGTCCACTCAATTATTGTCGAGCTACCCAGGAAACTGCTTGGTAAAGGCAAGATTGGTGCTTGGATGACAACTAGTGTTAAAACTCCTAGACTCAGAAATGGGCATTTTGCTCAGATTGAGCGGTTAGCAGTTCCAGCCCTGAATGAACTTTTTATGGACTTTAAAGCTCATAATAATAGTAATCTTCAGACACCAACTAAAGACGCTAGCAATCAATCCCAATTCATTCAAGCCTTTGTGAAAGCGATCGGTAGACCTCAAGGTATAGCCGATGCAGTGATCTCAGTGGCGATTCCTGATGTTATCCAAGCTGACCTTTCTAAACCTAGCGGTAGTTATTTTGGGACTCAGTTAGGCAAAAATTTTGGTGGTAGAAGACCAAAAGATGACGTAATTGATGTAACTGCATCTGTTGTCTTTGGTAATGCAGTTACAGGCATTTCTACTGGTATTATTCCGGGGCTGACTAGCGATAATGTTGGGCCTAATAATGCCAACTTTCTTCCTACCTTCCCTTATTTAGGCAATCCTTTGTAAGGTTTATGTATCTACAAATACTATGGGTGTTAGTGCTGACTAGCCTACTGGTTTTACTAAGACCCTGTGATACAGAAGCGCTAAGTTTAGGCTACACCAATAGTAATTTAGGCGCATATTCTTCTGCTGTGCAACTGCTGACTGTTAATTCCAGGGAGATATTACCAGGAAAACAGTCAGATTTAGTCTTCCCCGATTATTTACAGCGATCGCATATTATCAGCGTCTATGAGGAGAAAGTTGCCCAATCTCCCGATTCCTCAATATTTTTACGTCTGTTAGCCGATCAATATTTGAGGCGCTTTCGAGAAATTGGAGATATAGACGATGTGTTACGAGCAGAACAAGCGGCACGTAGATCCCTGGCACTACAGCCGCGCCATAATCAGGTTTCTTCCATGCTCCTAGCATCAGCTTTACTATCTCAACATCAGTTTCGAGAAGCTTTAAATGTGTTAAATAATTCATCTCTTGATAATCCCAATAT
Protein-coding sequences here:
- a CDS encoding DUF4331 domain-containing protein, producing MVFFCIKRSPYWTKATRFFRPIVAFVAILLVVLTYATPKALASDHQDTTFLATKLTAADLTDLFVFESPTDPKNVVLVMDFDPLIVSGEKRPFDPNVLYQFKIDNTGDSIEDVVLQFNINGKGSHQTVTVRGPCRPTTVGTESALLPVSWTGQLNQTFAAYNGMKFFVGTRKDPFFFDLEQFFKIIPDRNYSLQPNPSPSFQVLSFRPPGQAKDTLAPFNVHSIIVELPRKLLGKGKIGAWMTTSVKTPRLRNGHFAQIERLAVPALNELFMDFKAHNNSNLQTPTKDASNQSQFIQAFVKAIGRPQGIADAVISVAIPDVIQADLSKPSGSYFGTQLGKNFGGRRPKDDVIDVTASVVFGNAVTGISTGIIPGLTSDNVGPNNANFLPTFPYLGNPL